DNA from Desulforegula conservatrix Mb1Pa:
CTCTTCCTGGAGAAATAATAATATCCAGATTCTATCTTCCCAAAGGAACTTTTTCAATAAAATCAAAGGGCTGCCCGGCATTATCCGACTATGACAGGAAGGTAGAAATCGTACCAGGATCAACAACATTCATAGTAAACGAAACTGCCGTGTCAGGATTCTGATGCCGAAGCCATGCCCTTTAAATCGCCTCCAGTGAATTATTCCAGTTTGAAATAAAGAGTGATGGTCTCGCAAAAATGTCAGGAAAGGGCTTCAGCGTCATACCGGACTTGATCCGGCATCCCGTATTTTCAAGAGATTATGGATTTAGGCCTGCACCGGAATGACGGAAATAGGACTTTTTCAAGGGTGAATTTATTCGGATGACCGGCTGCGGGTCGCTTTTTGAAAAAAGCTCCTGAAAAAAACTCGGTTAATCAATTTATGCATCTGCGGATCTCGTCTATCAATTCCCTTATCTGGTAAGGCTTCTGAATGAATCCGTCCAGGCCTTCATCTGCAAAAAGACCTACGGCCTCGTTTTCACTGTATCCGCTCGAAAGAATAACCTTTATATCGGGTCTTATCTTCCTTAGCTCCCTGAAAGCCGAGATACCGTCCATCTTTGGCATTTTAAGATCAAGCACCACGCACTCAATTTCCCAGAAATTGTTCCTGAAGACAGACACAGCCTCTTCACCATCACAGGCAGACAGCACTGAAAACCCTTTCTTTTCTAACGCGCTCTTGCAAACCGTAAGAATCATATCCTCGTCATCCACAATAAGAAGCTTTGCGCTATTAGCAGGAATTGCTCCCTGGATCTGGTTTCCGGCAAAATCCATGGGTATTGCCAGTGATTTTTCAGGAACAGGGAAAAATACCTTTATTGTTGTCCCTTCTCCTGACTTGCTGTCAACGACAACAGCCCCCAGGTGACCTTTTACTATTCCGAGAACGGCAGACATTCCAAGGCCGCGTCCCGTGAATTTCGTGGTGAAGAATGGGTCGAATATCCTGTTAAGCGTGTCAGCATCCATTCCGCACCCCGTATCAGCGACTTCCAGACATACAAAAATGCCAGGGCCGGAAATCACATCAATCCTGCTCTGCTTGATATATTCCGGATCAAGGTTCTCGACATATGTCCTTACTCTTATGGTGCCATTTCTTTCGCCTATGGCTTCCGAGGCGTTGGTTATAAGATTCATCACTATCTGCTGAATCTGGCCGGAATCGGCGCTGATAACAGGCAGAGGTTCCATCAGGTCAAGCTTCAGTTCTATTGTCTTAGGAATTACTGTCTTGAAAATTCCTGCGTTCTCCTTAACAAGATCACTTATGCTTACAGAGCTGATCAGAAAATGGCCTTTGCCTGAATAGGCAAGCATCTGACGAGTGAGATCCGCTGCCCGTCTTGAAGCTATCATGGCCTGGTCTATGCTTTTTTTGACGGGTGATTCTTCAGGAAGTTCCATCAGGGAAAACTCAAGATTTCCGATGATAGCCATGAGCAGATTATTAAAATCATGTGCAATTCCTCCGGCCATGACGCCAAGGCTCTCTAATTTCTGGGTGTGGAGAAGTCTTTTCTCAAGCTCAATCCGCTCCTCTTCGGCCCTCTTCCTAAGAACAATATCCCAGATCATGCCTGAAAGGTCTGATACAATGGCTATGTCCCGTTCGTCATAATCAAAGGCCTTGTTGCCTACACCTATTAAGGCGACTATATGCTCTCCGTTGAAAAGGGGTACGACAAGCTCCCTGATGATTTTGGCATGTCCGGAAGGAAGTCCCTTTTTATGTGAAAGAGATTCGTAGTCATTATGAATCACGGGTTTTCTCTGAAGAATGCAGTCTGACCAGACTCCGGCCTTTCCAATATCAAAGTGGACTTGCCCCGGAGCTGCCGAACACATGGTTTTCAGGGTATTTGACGACCAGGCCTGAAGTGAGATATTTCTGTCTATCTCGCTCACAAAATGGCAGAACCCTATTTGGCTTTCTGTAAGCCTCTCAATCTCGTCAACTGCTTTCTGAAGTGTATCTGCAAGAGAATGCGTGTCAGCATATTCCGCAATCATAAGCCTTGATTTTATTAAATCCTCGGCTGTCTTTCGCTCCGAGATATCAATATTGATACCTGTTACACCTATTACAGAGTCTTTTTTCCTTACCGGGTTCAAGGCGTTTATGAAATGATGTTTTCTGCCTCCGAGACGGCATGAAACTTCTTCTGAAATCCTTTCGCCCTTAAATGCCCTCATGTTATTAGAGTACCATAGATCAAGGGTTTTCAGGTCTGCCAAATCAGAAAAATCGGATTGGGTTTTACCAATCATCTCCCCCCAGTTTTTCCTTGATGTCTCATTCTGGAGGATATATCTGGAATCCTTGTCAATTGCCCACATATCAAATGGGAGATTTTCAATTACAGCATTTAAAAAAGCCTCCCTTTCAACAAGAAGCTCCTCGGACATTTTTTTCTCTGTAATATCAGAAATAACTCCTAGGAGCCCTTCTAAATGCCCCTCACGGTCAAGCAGTCTGCAAGCGCTGATAACTCCCCAGAAAGAGCCGCCATCCATTTTTCTGTAATGTCTTTCAGTGTTTATTCTGTCAACGGTTCCATCCAGAAGATCTTCCAAACCCAGGCGACCTTTTACCAGACAGTCAGGATGAAGAAGGTCGGTATAACTAAGGCCGTAGAGATCATCAGGACAGCAGGCAAAAAGCTCGCACATTCTCATATTGAGTGTTTTAACCCTGCCTAAAGTATCCACCACAAGAATTCCAGCCGCTGTTGTCTCAAAAATGGCTCTGAGGTGACTTTCTCTGTCCTGCAAAGTCTTTTCAGCGGTTTTTCTTTCTGTAACATCCCTATAAATAACCTGGCTGTAATAATCACCGCTTATACTAAAAATATTAGTTGATACCTCCACCCATCTGATTTCCCTTTTTTTTGTTATGATTCTGAATTCATAATTGGATGGCGGAGATTCTCCTTTGAATCTTGAATAAAGTCGCCGTTTTACAAGATCCCTGTCTTCTTCATAAACAAGACACCATATTTCTTCTGAAGCAAATCCAAGGACTTCATCCCTGGAGTAACCGAACAGTTCAACAAAGGCGTCATTGACCTGCTTGAACGTTGGAGGCGAACCGCCCAGAATTGCGAGTGCATCGATTGAATTTTCGAAAAGGAGTCTGTATTTTGCCTCGGCCTCTCTTATAAGTTCTTCAGCCTTTTTTCTTTCTGTTATGTCTCTGTATATATTAAGGGCAAAATAGTCATTTTCAGTGTAGAGGATATTGGCGGAAACTTCAATCCACCTCGTTGTCCCATCTTTTCTTATTATTCTGTATTCATAACGGGATGGTACGTCCTCACCACTGAATCTCGCTATAAGGCGTGTCCTGACCAGAGGTATATCTTCAGGATAAATAATTTGCCACATATCGTCATAGGAAAATGATAGTATTTCAGCAGAAGAATATCCCACAAGATCTTCAAACGCAGGATTCACAAGAATGAACTTTGGTGGTTTGCCTGAAAGAATAGCAACCGAATCCATGGATTTCTCAAAAAGCAGCCTGTACCTTGATTCTGCATGTATCCTCGCGGACTCCGCTTTTTTCAGATCTGTGATATCAATTATAACAGTCAGGATATGAGGTTCATCCTCCAGGGTAATTATGTCAGATGAAAAAACGCAGTATCTGATATCGCCCTGTTTTGTTCGTACTCTGCCTTCGATGTTTCTGATGAAACCATTTTTTTTAAGAAGTCTGATTCCGTCATTTCTTTCAGATTTATCAAGAAAAAGATCAAGTTCTTCGCAATTTCGACCTATTACCTCTTCTCTTGTGAAACCGAGGG
Protein-coding regions in this window:
- a CDS encoding PAS domain S-box protein produces the protein MKEGRIQIAKTIYGTTMPEKGLMDNKTANTSNDVSIFCPIDFSIYRFLFEFVEELFYVLDENGDILHVNNAVINTLGYSEEEILGRNILSIHPVDRQKDAEAMIKEIIQGKRGGCSIPLISKDGRIIPAEHRVIKTNNYGNTVFLAISRATSKIAAYETKFSKLFYSDVALIALSSLRTGLFVEVNDAFIKTLGFTREEVIGRNCEELDLFLDKSERNDGIRLLKKNGFIRNIEGRVRTKQGDIRYCVFSSDIITLEDEPHILTVIIDITDLKKAESARIHAESRYRLLFEKSMDSVAILSGKPPKFILVNPAFEDLVGYSSAEILSFSYDDMWQIIYPEDIPLVRTRLIARFSGEDVPSRYEYRIIRKDGTTRWIEVSANILYTENDYFALNIYRDITERKKAEELIREAEAKYRLLFENSIDALAILGGSPPTFKQVNDAFVELFGYSRDEVLGFASEEIWCLVYEEDRDLVKRRLYSRFKGESPPSNYEFRIITKKREIRWVEVSTNIFSISGDYYSQVIYRDVTERKTAEKTLQDRESHLRAIFETTAAGILVVDTLGRVKTLNMRMCELFACCPDDLYGLSYTDLLHPDCLVKGRLGLEDLLDGTVDRINTERHYRKMDGGSFWGVISACRLLDREGHLEGLLGVISDITEKKMSEELLVEREAFLNAVIENLPFDMWAIDKDSRYILQNETSRKNWGEMIGKTQSDFSDLADLKTLDLWYSNNMRAFKGERISEEVSCRLGGRKHHFINALNPVRKKDSVIGVTGINIDISERKTAEDLIKSRLMIAEYADTHSLADTLQKAVDEIERLTESQIGFCHFVSEIDRNISLQAWSSNTLKTMCSAAPGQVHFDIGKAGVWSDCILQRKPVIHNDYESLSHKKGLPSGHAKIIRELVVPLFNGEHIVALIGVGNKAFDYDERDIAIVSDLSGMIWDIVLRKRAEEERIELEKRLLHTQKLESLGVMAGGIAHDFNNLLMAIIGNLEFSLMELPEESPVKKSIDQAMIASRRAADLTRQMLAYSGKGHFLISSVSISDLVKENAGIFKTVIPKTIELKLDLMEPLPVISADSGQIQQIVMNLITNASEAIGERNGTIRVRTYVENLDPEYIKQSRIDVISGPGIFVCLEVADTGCGMDADTLNRIFDPFFTTKFTGRGLGMSAVLGIVKGHLGAVVVDSKSGEGTTIKVFFPVPEKSLAIPMDFAGNQIQGAIPANSAKLLIVDDEDMILTVCKSALEKKGFSVLSACDGEEAVSVFRNNFWEIECVVLDLKMPKMDGISAFRELRKIRPDIKVILSSGYSENEAVGLFADEGLDGFIQKPYQIRELIDEIRRCIN